From Antechinus flavipes isolate AdamAnt ecotype Samford, QLD, Australia chromosome 1, AdamAnt_v2, whole genome shotgun sequence:
TTTCACTTCCTTCACTCTTCCAGATAATAGGTGGCACACTATGCCTTATTGTCTCACATAGCCCacatttaacaacaacaatagaaagCTTCATTTATGTTATGCTCCACATTTTTAGGAACCTAGGCTAAGTTACCAACTACCTAAATTCTTGTTAGGCTATTCACAAAATTTCATAACATCTTTTaactattctctttttatttgtagGTCCTCATAAGctgtatttttgaaaaatgaatgaatttaaatttaaatatcaatACATACCACCTGTGACTGTGCATTTATCTGAAGAAACCACCACATCCAAGCTATCTTCCTCTTCTGTGGAAGGTTTTGAAGCCAAAATTGCAAGTCTGGTAGAAATGTTTCTTGTAGAGGTATACAGATGTAAGCTTTGCCAGTTCACCAGCagcataaaaaacaaaatcaagacaCACGTATTTAATATTCATGAACAGGATGGTTGCCATCCTAGTTCTGAATGCCAAGAAATGAGTACAGATCCAGATGAAAATGATTCCTACAGTATTGGAGATGAAATAAgtcaagaaaacaaagagaatgaagaaaatctGGAGAAAATGTCTTTCCTTTTGCCCATGTACAGAATGCTTCATAACATGAGCCCTGAATGTTGTGATATAAGCCTGGATAATCACAATGACAGTACCCATGTACCCAACTCGTGCGATGTAAACACACTATTTGAAGAAGAATCTGGACAATTCCATCTGGAGGAGCCCAGTTCCATGGTATCTAATGCACTCTCCTATTCACCAGATCTCTCTGAATCTAAAAATAGCAAGGAAGATGAGGAAGCCCAGTCTGAGCATCTAATGTCTCTTGGCTTGTGCCGTATTTCTAGTGTGAAATCGCTAGCCATGGAACAAAAGATACCCAAATTAGGTACCAAACAGGAAATAGGTAGAAGTCATAAAAAAGACACAATTGACAAAAATAACTCATCTCAACCATTGAAAGATATTTACTCCCTAAAGAGTGGTGACAAAAGACATTTAAGATGTGCTTCTTGTGACCAGCAATTCATGTCCAAAGATGCCCTTGAAATACATGATAGATGCCATAGTGGAAATCAAGGATTTCAGTGTCTTTACTGTAATTTCAGTGTGACTGAGTGGAGTTTAATGGATAAACACTTAAAATCTCACAAACGGGTGAGGAGGAGCTATCAGTGCCTAATATGTGAGAAGGTTTTTATGACCCAGAGTGCCTGGAAAGTGCACAAGGAGAGTCACCATGGGAGGAAGGGCCTTCTTCAGCACCCAGAGGGCAAGCCACTTTATGAGACAGATCCAGCAGAAAATCTCTCCTTGGCCTGCCATCATGAGGGTTTGTTTAAATGCCCTcactgtgattttattggtgagTTCTGAAAAGTTGCCTTCAGCATTTGTGCTCGTCATTAACCTCTGGAAGTTTCTGTTTAGACATTAATGGTGCTCCCCTGCTTTCCTAATGCACCCAATTTTACTATCAGCATCTTACAACTTGTGGTAATTACAGGGCAATTTCATATAAACAAGTTCTAATGGAAAATGTGTATGTAGAAAATGACTTTTTGGTACATTTTCTCCTGTTAGTCTATAATTTCTGCAACTTAATCCATATCTATGTTTCTGGTTCAACTTGTagttacttgaaaaaaaataacattaaaatataaaggGTTTCTATAAACTTTTATAaccaagttttaatttttaaaatctaattttgcCATTTCAGTAATCTTTCTATTTAGTCTGCAAtaaatttatctctttgagatTATAGAGATTTGAGTAAAATGATTTCATGTCTATCTGTAAATTAATATTTGCACATTTTAGTCAGTGATTTCATTATCACTGTTCAGTTTggtacatttttctttctatacattTTTGGATCTTGTCCTAGATAAAGTATTATTGAGTAGTTAGCTCTGTCTTTTTCCTTAAGAAATATGGCAAATTCtcattttaattgtgaaaataattttaagtttcctttttgttttttaaggtcatcaaactcaaaaatataaattccataGCAGTTAGTTTATATGATTAATAGATATTGTAAATGGTCACTTTATCACAGTGACCTTTTCATGCTAATTTTACTCAGGGATTATCAGAGCCAAAGAGAAAGGTTAAATCAAAAATCCctgaaaaaattcttttatgtttttgagaaaatgaatttatagtttctttttgtcatgttattgtttttttccttttactgtaGTAtttcatgttggaagagaaaaaagtccTTATTAACTGCTTAATTTATCTCTCTTCCCATAAAAGAATTCCTGGCCTTTGAGATCTTTTTTAGTTCTTGagttataattctataatttcacTGAAATAAATGAGAATGTAACTATTGAATGAACATTTGAGAGTTTGTAAGTTTTAAAAAGTTCCTCTCAATAAATTTGCCAGAAACAAAATTCAGACATAGTTACTTTACCCTCAGATTAGCCACAGACCATCCAGAAAATATTGAGAACAAACCACAGTTCTTTTGTGTATATTAGTGATGGTTATTCCTAGATGAAATGAACTACTGTCCTAAAAGAGGAGCACAGATTCAAGGTAAGCAGAATAGCAAAATAGAGGAGCAGAATTGATGTGCAAGAGAGATTATTCAAAACAGATTATGGAAACTTCAGGGAAGATGCTTTGTTAACCTTAGAAGCAACATTTATGTTTTGTTGCTTGAACTACACTTTATTTTTGATAGCACTAGACTATTTGGTATCTAATGATGTAcctgtgtatatatattaaaaaagattGATGTTTCGATTTCTTCTCTCTGCATATTATAATCCCTTCATGTCTCAGGATGTTTTCTTGAATTATTACCAATTGTGCCATATTTCTAGTGACCAATGGTGACCAATTTCCTGGTATTCTCTCTGAACTGAGCCAGGGTAGTCTTTAAACAAGACATACAAAATAATCATCAGTACcataattgaagatttttctgcGTGTTATAAATTCTTGGAATTTGCCCCTCCCACTGGCATAGGCTTTGAGAATTTAGAATCTAATCTGTGCGATAATGAGACATTCAAGGAGAACTTCAGTGGAGATAAtctataatgtaattttaaaattatgcttacAGTACGTGTACTGTATATAATCACAATAAAAGAATTTTCTAGTAGCCACTAATATTAAAACATGCCAAAAATTGTAATTTAatagttcttctaaatatatatatttctgtttttgttttgttttttaaatctttaaaacaGATAGCGATTGGCCTAAGGTCCACAAACATCTGAATAGTACCCATGACTATAATGCCAATCCACATCCATGTACTGAGTGTGAAAAAAAGTTCTTCAGAATGTAGGTAACCTTTATCATAACTCTCTTTTGAAACTAATTTGTTTGAAATATCAAGGGTTAAGAGCAGGTGGGAAAATTGAGAGCAGGGTGGCAGAAGGAGATGATAGTATATCAAGAATCCTGggaaagagattttctttttgttaatgtttGAAAGCAAATATAGATTGGatttagattaaaattttaaaaaaaagactttttaaaaaaaaatcaagttagtAAATCTGTCTCATGGTTGGTATGTTTGTCACATTGGTAGATTGACAATATGCTAAATCCCCtaataatgcaaaaaatttaatgttaatttatttttggcaaaactctaagaaatgtttattatagTTACTGTGGTTGTCTTTCAGATCACGTAGATTGTATTTGATATCATATATGGTATCACAGAatcttttacattcttttctatgAAGGTAATTTaatttctccccccaaaaatgtCCATTCTTTAGGCAATCCTAAAAGCCATTTAACTGATTCATAATTTTCAGAAGCTACTATTTTATCCATTTCTTAGGGCATTACTCTGGACTTTCATTTCAGAGATTTTCTCCAAATTAAAGGTGttttattactctcatttctctctttttctttttaatcatttggcatattttttaaaggacttattgatataaagaattttgaattttcaggtttttcaggctaaaatatataaagcaatttttGAACTTTAGAAAGTGAGTTTTTAGATAAATATGTTATCCTGCttactcttattttttcatttcaggaAATTCTAGTAGAATTGCACCATTTAGTATCATATGATGTTATGTAATTGTCCAGCTGGATCAGAAATGTTGAGCCTTAATAACATCATGtagtctatttttattctttgtctagTTCTGTTCCCAGTGAAAGGAAAACATCACAGGAATAATGCAACTCCCTACATctttatttaacttgaaaatgtTGTTCATTGAATAATTTTAGTAGAAATGGAAATGGACATCATGTTTCATTGTCagtctgctttttaaaatcatcttactACTTAATAAAATACccaccaaatatttatttaaacatgATTAATTCTTTAGGTTGAGTTGCTACTCTTTAATCTGTGCTCAAGAACAAAACAAGTTTTTACAATGATAAGAAAGATGATTGTATGTCTTTAGAACATAGCAGGTAGGTCTGGATGTCTTAGTTGGATGTCAgtaattttttaatcattattaaatCATTTTAGACTGGTTTAAATATCCataaaatataaatctaattttaaattgCTCTGAGATTCTGAAATGAAAAGTATTGTACAGGATACTGTGGTATCTCTTTTTAGTATTCAATTTTGATTGCTTAAAGCTATCTTGGAGAAttttttattggattttgttCAGCATtgatatgttaaatattaaattagtTTCCTATTAGCTTGGATGTGGTACTAATTAGTGGGCCTAATACCTTGTATCCAAGGCATAAGaattttggtgggtttttttttaaagcactttttagTGTAAATGGAACTGTActtcttgaaatttattttagctATGAATTCTTctgttttgatttggttttttccttcccatttatATAGAACAGATTTGAAGATGCATATGTCCAAACACAAGAAAGCCAGGGCCTTTCTTTGTTCATTATGTGACCAGACATTCAAATACAGACGTCAATTGAGCAGGCATCATAAGCATGTGCATCAGAAACtgaatataaaagagagaaaaaaaagaaaaaaaacagagattaGCCTCATTTATTCAGGCACAGAAGCCACAGCAAGAACCAGGAAAAATGCTGTTGAATTTACCTGCAAAATTTGCAACAGGTATGACTTGTTAAAGTTAGATAATTATGGTTAGATATGGTAACTGTCAGCAGCATTAAGGCATTTACTACTTGatattattttgtctatttttgaatttgtttctgctcatttaatGCTACATTAGCTACTTGGTATCTGTGTTAAGCCTTATTTTCAAATCTGTAATGAGATATTTTACTGGATTCTGGAATTCTATGTAttctgaataggaaaaaaaaaaacacattaccATTTGATAGAGTATATAAACACTGTATAAATCAGGTGTTACTTGATCAAGATCCATTTACTCTTTCACATTTTCTCTTAAGTTGTAAAAGCTCCTTTGCTGTTCATACATTCCATGAAATAATTTGTGAGACTGCAGGTGTGGATATGGTTCTTATCCAAGACTGAATTGCTATGGTTGAACTACCTCTCACCCAGGATTCTCCTTTTCTAAATAGTCAAGCTATAAGCTCTTTAAAATACAAATCTTTCATGTGTTATACTTgttatctttttaatataatgtgctgcttattttttcatatagtgaCTTGATATTTGGCAATTGTTATTTTGTCaataataaaatgatcatttttttagGTATTTTTGTCACTAacataaaaaggttttttttttagcattaacTTCTGGGATTTAATAGCACTTTACATTAATAAATATCAGATTAACTTGAGCACAGGCTCTACCATTGTCTAAAATATCTATGGATAGACAAGAGTGTGTCATAATTTGACTTAGTTGGGAAAAGGATATGGTGATCAAATATTCACTTATTgtgttaggaaaaaaatgtttttaactttGTCTTCCCCAAATAGATACCACCTCACAGCTTCTCCATTAATAATTACATCATCTTCTTAGTTTTCTAGGCTTATAGCTTTGACATCTTTTAtactcctttcttatttttatcttgcATTTCCCCAGTGATATCTCTAAGATATGGCCTACATTTCCACAGGACTAACCTATTTTAAGCCCCTATTATATACTTTGTTTGGAGTATTGCAGGCAGTCACATAGCCAACCTTTTTCTAACCCATTGCATTTGACCAACAACTATAGATGtaaatgaaaacttaaaaagtTATCCCTCTATTCAAAAATCTACTGTCTACTTTTCgtcttatataaatttttaaatttcaaaacaaagaTCATATAAAACATCATTATGCATGTCTGTTTCTCTTTGATATTCTACTTTCAGATAACAAAATTGACTCCTTAGTCTGTCTTTTGGATCTAATTTTCTTGTTACCCAGCATAGCTCTGCACTAACTGGCAATCTGCTTTCCATTCTGTGTCTTAATTTGCCAATTCATTCTTTTGGGCCTTCATGCATGTTAATTTTACTTAAATATAATTATCTCCTTTCTACCAATCTACTTTTTGCATCAAGATATAATTTTTGCCATGTTATTTTATGCTTGTTATAAGTCACTATGTATTTGCTTTAAGTGAGTATTAATTTGTCCATAAATTTTAAGCTATTGGGCTGCAGAGCAATACATGTCATGTCAGTATTAAAAACCTCTGTAAAATGCTAATATGTGCCAGGTTTTCTCATTCCTAAATACTTCACTgaatcaaaaagcatttcttaagcatttttttgtgccaagcactctgctaagtgttgaggatacaaagCAAGGCAGAAACATTGTACCTGCAGGATCTCATTCTAATGATGAAGACTGCATGCAAATTAATATGAATATACAGGATACATACAGAGTAGAGAATATAATCACAGAGAGAAAACACTAATGTGGAGTGGGAGTAGATGGGGAGGACCTCCAGCATATATGGGATTTGAGCTGGATttggaaggaagccagggaaactaaAGAGGCTGagtgaagaaaaagagagtaaaagCATGGAGAAGTAAGATGAGAGGAAAGTGATGCCCTTGATAGTAAGAGGAAAATTTAATTAAGTTGGAGAGTAATTAGCACAAAGATGATACCCTTTATTAAGAGTCCTGCTTAATAATTTTgctacatttactttttttttttttttttttattttatttaataataactttgtattgacagaatccatgccaggataatttttatacaacattctcccttgcaatcgcttatatttcgttttttcccctccctccctccaccccccccccccaagatggcaagcagtcctatatatgttaaatatgttgcagtatatcctagatacaatacatatttgcagaaccgaacagttctcccgctgcacagggagaattggattcagaaggtaaaaataactcgggaagaaaatcaaaaatgcaaatagttcacattcatttcccagtattccttctttgggtgtagctgtttctgtccatcatttatccattgaaactcagttaagtctctttgtcatagaaatctacttccatcagaatacatcctcatacaatatcattggcgaagtgtataatgatctcctggttctgctcatctcacttagcatcagtcca
This genomic window contains:
- the LOC127544220 gene encoding zinc finger protein 26-like, with the protein product MNEFKFKYQYIPPVTVHLSEETTTSKLSSSSVEGFEAKIASLVEMFLVEVYRCKLCQFTSSIKNKIKTHVFNIHEQDGCHPSSECQEMSTDPDENDSYSIGDEISQENKENEENLEKMSFLLPMYRMLHNMSPECCDISLDNHNDSTHVPNSCDVNTLFEEESGQFHLEEPSSMVSNALSYSPDLSESKNSKEDEEAQSEHLMSLGLCRISSVKSLAMEQKIPKLGTKQEIGRSHKKDTIDKNNSSQPLKDIYSLKSGDKRHLRCASCDQQFMSKDALEIHDRCHSGNQGFQCLYCNFSVTEWSLMDKHLKSHKRVRRSYQCLICEKVFMTQSAWKVHKESHHGRKGLLQHPEGKPLYETDPAENLSLACHHEGLFKCPHCDFIDSDWPKVHKHLNSTHDYNANPHPCTECEKKFFRITDLKMHMSKHKKARAFLCSLCDQTFKYRRQLSRHHKHVHQKLNIKERKKRKKTEISLIYSGTEATARTRKNAVEFTCKICNRKCSSKLALQRHMGIHAGVKPFHCQHCDYKTRLKASLIQHMRIHTGEKPFKCEVCSYASIDASSLRRHFRTHTRERPYKCQLCSYSSIQKKSLDLHVRRHHTGETFGCSFCCYSSPDKQLLRKHIKKYHLNLEPPLADT